A genomic window from Ciona intestinalis chromosome 8, KH, whole genome shotgun sequence includes:
- the LOC100177469 gene encoding protein SFI1 homolog, with amino-acid sequence MKKYLRKLQDNVVRSKIKKAKIRKADVFFIVKKLPRCFKTWKIFVKTLKERNSMKRNASMFHREVLETKYFYIWWNKFEQTRELRTMERMAMMQHTESTLRHHFHIWATKTRSILSANHSDVLARVHYRHALLHTAMTSWKKFYKMSMERQRKQDYAESYHRTGTLAGAWLSWLRYVEQKRAKRKQISEIESKYSRKVVEKCFEGWKVFVRMTRQINLKASAQLEAKRNKILRETFTKWRLATLENIQKKSFNEKARNHRNNQLKLAVFLKWRKWSVVHNYRKTQIKEKVDFCVNTLNFSSRKRYFHRWVLALSELGKEKKKEKLAVEFYRKKVSKVVFNAWLLFRFLALKKLLMQRQANIFSCQRILRTSFSTWSSHFKDSVSERKKTGDALWLWSVTLQGRCLDGWRAFTAERSRKKQRFAQALKMRSHDMVTHGCTQILRYHADKLAERTNMAAKLQVQSSHTAYHLAWKYGMIWLNKTRHRMDERKAFQTIRTWSPQPNMDILVKPSLPTCTSFEVAKVRAAPRLPDFLDESLNREGLLLSKYSTSHATHDDRNDDFAVSRTMINEKVVSHDIYESRDGNHEPQILLPPSAFTLNHGEQDHAGDANHIHGSNHGYEWNHMNTRESFIQSTSYHNDKLNHAHEDDHENNHGMNLSHNTPTNHGDYDYHMSKTHDRTSQTFLIPQTPVKFMKSRKISRDSVGNSGDGNPGSSSNSSSFSSPSHDRENSSHEYSYDQTSSQHPTSQTFIITSQKDDPSSTFIASKSRDYDLESHESSQTFIKIPSRDFVHETSQTFRKSHDSPTLSRDPVHIELKNIHKELQEFQKLKQQLKVLKQQRNVMLDCYERNTMNIPPTSSLDFNIVEVELQQINKEIDSISKTLILRKPEIENLAVRVQVLSSRPT; translated from the exons ATGAAGAAATATTTGCGGAAGTTGCAAGACAATGTTGTGAGAAGTAAAATAAAGAAGGCGAAAATAAGAAAGGctgatgtttttttcataGTTAAG aaattaccaagatgttttaaaacttggaaaatatttgttaaaactctAAAAGAAAGAAATTCAATGAAACGCAATGCTTCCATGTTTCacag agaGGTTCTTGagacaaaatatttctatatatgGTGGAACAAGTTTGAACAAACAAGAGAGCTGAGGACAATGGAGAGAATG GCCATGATGCAACACACTGAATCAACGTTACGCCATCATTTCCATATTTGGGCAACAAAAACACGGTCAATATTATCAGCCAATCACAGCGATGTATTGGCTCGTGTGCATTATCGTCATGCTCTACTGCACACAGCGATGACATCatggaaaaagttttataagatgtctatggAGAG gcAGCGGAAGCAAGATTATGCTGAGTCATATCATCGCACGGGGACGCTTGCTGGTGCATGGTTGTCGTGGTTACGCTACGTTGAACAGAAACGAGCAAAACGGAAACAAATTTCCGAAATTGAGTCGAAATATTCAAGAAAAGTTGTTGAGAAATGCTTCGAGGGTTGGAAGGTTTTTGTTCGGATG aCCCGTCAGATCAACCTAAAGGCATCAGCGCAACTTGAAGCGAAACGAAACAAAATTCTTCGTGAAACTTTCACAAAATGGAGGTTGGCAACTTTGGAAAATATTCAAAAGAAATCGTTCAACGAGAAAGCTAGGAATCACCGAAACAATCAATTAAAATTGGctgtgtttttaaa ATGGAGGAAATGGTCAGTTGTACACAACTATAGAAAGACACaaatcaaagaaaaagttgatttttgcGTCAACACGTTGAACTTTTCGTCTCGGAAACGATATTTTCACCGCTGGGTGTTAGCGTTGAGTGAATTAGGAAAAGAAAAGAAGAAAGAAAAACTTGCTGTCGAGTTTTACCggaaaaaagtttcaaaagttgtttttaatgcCTGGCTTTTATTCAG GTTTCTGGCTCTCAAGAAGTTGTTAATGCAGCGAcaagcaaatatattttcatgcCAACGTATCTTAAGAACCTCCTTTTCAACTTGGTCGAGCCATTTTAAAGATTCTGTCTCTGAAAGAAAGAAAACTG GTGATGCGTTATGGTTATGGTCGGTCACGCTCCAAGGAAGATGCTTAGATGGTTGGAGGGCCTTCACAGCTGAACGATCACGTAAAAAACAGCGATTCGCTCAAGCGTTAAAGATGAGATCACATGACATGGTCACGCATGGCTGCACACAAATTTTACGTTACCACGCTGATAAACTCGCTGAAAGAACAAACATGGCAGCAAAGTTACAAGTGCAG TCGAGCCACACAGCGTACCACCTTGCATGGAAGTATGGAATGATATGGCTTAATAAGACCCGGCATAGAATGGATGAGAGGAAAGCTTTCCAAACCATAAGAACATGGTCTCCTCAACCAAATATGGATATTTTGGTGAAACCTTCACTACCCACTTGTACAAG ttttgaagTTGCAAAAGTGCGGGCTGCTCCAAGACTACCTGATTTTCTTGACGAGTCGTTAAATCGTGAAGGATTATTACTCAGCAAATATTCTACCTCACATGCAACCCATGACGACAGAAATGATGACTTTGCAGTTTCACGAACGATGATAAATGAGAAAGTTGTTTCACATGATATCTACGAATCACGTGATGGAAATCATGAACCTCAGATTTTGTTGCCACCATCAGCTTTCACACTAAATCATGGTGAACAAGATCACGCCGGTGATGCGAATCACATTCATGGTTCGAATCATGGATATGAGTGGAATCATATGAACACTAGGGAAAGTTTCATTCAAAGTACATCGTATCACAACGATAAATTGAATCACGCTCATGAAGATGATCATGAAAACAATCATGGTATGAACCTCTCACATAATACACCTACTAATCATGGTGATTATGATTATCATATGAGCAAGACTCATGACAGAACAAGCCAAACTTTCCTTATACCACAAACTCCTGTAAAATTCATGAAATCACGAAAAATATCCCGTGATTCGGTCGGGAACTCTGGTGATGGAAATCCTGGTTCATCATCAAATAGTTCATCGTTTTCATCACCTTCTCATGACCGTGAAAACTCCTCTCATGAGTATTCATATGATCAAACCTCAAGCCAACATCCTACATcacaaacatttattattacatcacaaaagGATGACCCCTCCTCTACTTTTATTGCCTCAAAATCACGTGATTATGACCTGGAGTCTCATGAGTCAtcacaaacttttataaaaattccTTCCCGCGATTTTGTTCATGAAACATCACAAACTTTCAGAAAATCTCATGATTCACCAACGTTATCACGGGATCCAGTTCACATAGAACTGAAAAACATTCATAAAGAATTACAAGAATTTCAGAAGTTAAAGCAACAACTAAA agtATTGAAACAACAGCGAAATGTTATGTTAGATTGTTACGAACGTAACACAATGAACATACCACCTACTTCTTCATTGGATTTCAATATTGTGGAAGTTGAACTACAACAG ATCAACAAAGAAATTGATTCGatttcaaaaactttaattttacgaAAACCGGAAATTGAAAATCTTGCAGTGAGGGTTCAGGTGCTTAGCTCAAGACCAACTTAA